From the genome of Salvelinus fontinalis isolate EN_2023a chromosome 20, ASM2944872v1, whole genome shotgun sequence, one region includes:
- the zfp36l1b gene encoding mRNA decay activator protein ZFP36L1b, translated as MTASIVSPFFDYNEMNKNNKMFNYNNNTFGGPHSTSVPVCTGANNPPSCPPTGSLLDRKVVGAPSAGGSGLFQRRHSVTLPNAKFNQNQFINSLKADPSSLLIGGGSNNKENRFRDRSFSETGDRLKPGSQLQCLGGGQGQQQQQQVNSSRYKTELCRPFEENGTCKYGDKCQFAHGMHELRSLSRHPKYKTELCRTFHTIGFCPYGPRCHFIHNAEERRGPPPPFSTFNKMERPRLQHSFSFAGFPSQGGLQDSPTSVTPPPIFSTEDLGEWPINPFTYSSQELVNLFGPSLVGGPPVLEPNLLAPAPHSPTTPCFFRPMSECPPSPPDSLSDQEGYQSSLGSQSGSESPSLDASRRLPIFSRLSISDD; from the exons ATGACTGCAAGTATCGTTTCTCCTTTCTTCGACTACAACGAAATGAACAAG AACAATAAGATGtttaactacaacaacaatactTTCGGTGGGCCCCACTCCACATCTGTCCCAGTCTGCACTGGTGCCAACAACCCTCCCTCTTGCCCCCCCACTGGTTCCCTGCTGGACAGGAAGGTAGTGGGGGCCCCCTCTGCAGGGGGTAGTGGGCTGTTCCAGCGCCGCCACTCGGTCACCCTCCCCAACGCCAAATTCAACCAGAATCAGTTCATCAACAGTCTCAAGGCTGACCCCTCCTCGCTCCTGATTGGTGGTGGCAGTAACAACAAGGAGAACCGCTTCCGGGACCGCTCCTTCTCCGAGACTGGGGATCGCCTCAAGCCGGGAAGCCAGCTCCAGTGCCTTGGCGGCGGGCagggccagcagcagcagcagcaggtcaACTCCAGCCGCTACAAGACGGAGCTGTGCCGGCCTTTCGAGGAGAACGGCACTTGCAAGTATGGCGACAAGTGCCAGTTTGCCCACGGCATGCACGAGCTGCGTAGCCTGAGCCGCCACCCAAAGTACAAGACAGAGCTGTGTCGCACCTTCCACACCATCGGCTTCTGCCCCTACGGCCCGCGCTGCCACTTCATCCACAACGCAGAGGAGCGCCGCGGCCCACCGCCACCGTTCTCCACGTTCAACAAGATGGAGCGCCCCCGTCTCCAGCACAGCTTCAGCTTCGCCGGCTTCCCCAGCCAGGGCGGTCTACAGGACAGCCCCACCTCGGTCACCCCGCCACCCAtcttctccacagaggacctgGGCGAGTGGCCCATCAACCCCTTCACCTACTCCAGCCAGGAGTTGGTCAATCTGTTTGGCCCGAGCCTAGTAGGGGGGCCCCCTGTCTTGGAGCCCAACCTGCTGGCCCCGGCGCCGCACTCCCCCACTACCCCCTGCTTCTTCCGGCCCATGTCGGAGTGTCCTCCCAGCCCTCCGGACTCTCTCTCCGACCAGGAGGGCTACCAGAGCAGCCTCGGCAGTCAGAGCGGTTCCGAATCCCCCAGCCTGGATGCCTCGCGCCGTCTGCCCATCTTCAGCAGGCTCTCCATCTCTGATGATTAG